From a region of the Pseudomonas fulva 12-X genome:
- the hemC gene encoding hydroxymethylbilane synthase, translating into MTREIRIATRKSALALWQAEHVKARLEAAHPGLKVSLVPMVSKGDKLLDAPLAKIGGKGLFVKELETALLEDQADIAVHSMKDVPMDFPEGLGLFCICDREDPRDAFVSNTYDSLDALPAGSVVGTSSLRRQAQLLARRPDLKIHFLRGNVNTRLAKLDAGEYDAIILAAAGLIRLGFEDRIRASITVEHSLPAGGQGAVGIECRVGDAELQQLLSPLNHTETALRVTAERAMNKRLNGGCQVPIACYAILEGEQLWLRGLVGEPDGSRLLRAEQRGSAEDAERLGIEVAEALLAQGAGDILKAVYGEASAE; encoded by the coding sequence ATGACCCGCGAAATTCGCATCGCCACCCGCAAGAGTGCCCTGGCCCTGTGGCAGGCCGAACACGTCAAGGCCCGTCTCGAAGCGGCCCATCCCGGCCTCAAGGTAAGCCTGGTGCCGATGGTCAGCAAGGGCGACAAATTGCTCGACGCGCCGCTGGCCAAGATTGGTGGCAAGGGCTTGTTCGTCAAGGAACTGGAAACCGCGCTGCTGGAAGACCAGGCCGACATCGCCGTGCATTCGATGAAAGACGTGCCGATGGATTTCCCGGAAGGTCTAGGCCTGTTCTGCATCTGCGATCGGGAAGATCCGCGCGACGCCTTTGTCTCCAATACCTATGACAGCCTCGACGCGCTGCCGGCCGGTAGCGTGGTCGGCACCTCCAGTCTGCGTCGCCAGGCGCAACTGCTGGCGCGCCGCCCCGACCTGAAAATCCATTTCCTGCGCGGCAACGTCAACACTCGGCTGGCCAAGCTGGATGCCGGCGAGTACGACGCCATCATCCTGGCGGCTGCGGGGCTTATCCGTCTGGGGTTCGAAGACCGCATTCGCGCCTCGATCACCGTCGAGCACAGTCTGCCGGCCGGCGGCCAAGGCGCGGTGGGTATCGAATGCCGGGTCGGTGATGCCGAATTGCAGCAACTGCTGTCGCCGCTCAACCACACCGAAACGGCGCTACGCGTCACCGCCGAGCGTGCCATGAACAAGCGCCTCAACGGCGGCTGCCAGGTGCCCATCGCCTGCTATGCGATTCTCGAAGGCGAGCAATTGTGGCTGCGCGGCCTGGTCGGCGAGCCGGACGGCAGCCGCCTGCTGCGCGCCGAACAGCGCGGTTCGGCCGAGGATGCCGAGCGTCTGGGCATCGAGGTCGCCGAAGCGCTGCTCGCTCAGGGCGCGGGTGACATCCTCAAGGCTGTCTACGGTGAGGCGTCTGCCGAGTGA
- a CDS encoding uroporphyrinogen-III synthase produces the protein MSVWRLLLTRPEQECQALAQALAGEGIHGACLPLLGIEQLPETPQQAATICDLHRYTAVIVVSKPAARFGLELLDRYWPQPLADQPWFSVGAGTGQILADYGLTVFWPKNGDDSEALLELPELQEPLKSAMFPRVLIIRGEDGRTLLADSLRAQGVEVDYLPVYRRVLPTYPVGTLQRLIQVERLNGLVVSSGQGLTHLQQLAADDWPTLAQLPLFVPSPRVAEMARELGAVDVVDCRGADTAALLAALRAQASPDS, from the coding sequence GTGAGCGTCTGGCGCCTGTTGCTAACCCGCCCCGAGCAGGAGTGCCAGGCACTGGCCCAGGCGCTCGCCGGTGAAGGCATCCACGGCGCCTGCCTGCCCCTGCTGGGCATCGAGCAGCTGCCGGAAACGCCGCAGCAGGCCGCTACCATCTGCGACCTGCATCGCTACACCGCAGTGATCGTGGTGAGCAAACCCGCCGCCCGCTTTGGCCTTGAACTGCTCGATCGCTACTGGCCGCAGCCGCTGGCCGACCAGCCCTGGTTCAGCGTTGGTGCCGGCACCGGGCAGATCCTCGCTGATTACGGCCTGACGGTTTTCTGGCCGAAAAACGGCGACGACAGCGAAGCGTTGCTGGAGCTACCCGAGCTGCAAGAACCCCTCAAGTCCGCGATGTTCCCGCGGGTGCTGATCATCCGCGGCGAGGATGGCCGTACCTTGCTTGCTGACAGCTTGCGGGCCCAGGGCGTCGAGGTGGACTATCTGCCGGTCTACCGCCGCGTGCTGCCCACCTACCCGGTCGGCACACTGCAGCGGCTGATACAGGTGGAACGCTTGAATGGGCTGGTGGTCAGCAGTGGGCAGGGTCTGACGCATCTGCAGCAACTGGCGGCGGATGACTGGCCCACGCTGGCGCAGCTACCCTTGTTCGTGCCCAGCCCGCGTGTCGCCGAGATGGCGCGCGAGCTTGGCGCGGTTGATGTTGTGGATTGCCGTGGTGCCGACACTGCGGCGTTGTTGGCGGCCTTGCGTGCGCAGGCTTCGCCCGACTCTTGA
- a CDS encoding uroporphyrinogen-III C-methyltransferase, giving the protein MSEATPPKEQEQPVLTAPESSPAAAEAKPAARGSAIAAVALLVGAIGVGVGGWSAWQLRALQSEARQQSSQLEQARSQAQALNQRTESLDDRLQQLPSVQELEERRQLVAQLQGDQQLLNRRLETVLGASRQEWRLAEAEHLLRLASLRLSALQDINSATALVQAADEILRDQDDPAAFAAREQLARSLEALRATDNPDRTGLFLQLGALREQAAQLNSLNPKFVADGGVLGELAAESEPGTWWGQALHKLSQYFRLDFNADQNVRPLLAGQSLTQVRLALSLALEQAQWAALHGQTQVYRQALQQAADVLDANFNRDNPDSRALRARVGELVERPIEVKAPELSDSLNAVQAYIEHKQSARERLKDAPGEDSAEERP; this is encoded by the coding sequence GTGAGCGAAGCGACTCCCCCGAAAGAGCAGGAACAGCCTGTGCTGACCGCCCCCGAATCGTCCCCAGCCGCTGCCGAAGCCAAGCCTGCGGCGCGTGGCTCGGCCATTGCCGCCGTGGCCCTGTTGGTCGGCGCCATTGGTGTCGGCGTTGGCGGCTGGAGTGCCTGGCAACTGCGTGCGCTGCAGAGCGAAGCCCGGCAGCAGTCCAGCCAGCTCGAGCAGGCACGCAGCCAGGCCCAGGCACTGAACCAGCGCACTGAAAGCCTCGATGATCGTCTTCAGCAACTGCCCAGCGTGCAGGAGCTCGAAGAGCGTCGCCAATTGGTAGCGCAGCTGCAGGGCGATCAGCAATTGCTCAATCGCCGCCTGGAAACCGTACTGGGCGCCAGTCGGCAGGAGTGGCGCCTGGCCGAGGCCGAGCACCTGCTGCGCCTGGCCAGCCTGCGCCTGTCGGCGCTGCAGGACATCAACAGCGCGACGGCGCTGGTCCAGGCGGCCGACGAGATCCTTCGTGACCAGGACGACCCCGCCGCCTTCGCTGCGCGCGAGCAGCTGGCCAGGAGCCTGGAAGCGCTGCGCGCCACCGACAATCCGGATCGCACCGGTCTGTTCCTGCAGCTCGGCGCATTGCGCGAGCAGGCCGCGCAGCTCAACTCGCTCAATCCCAAGTTCGTCGCCGATGGTGGCGTGCTCGGCGAACTGGCCGCCGAAAGCGAGCCCGGCACCTGGTGGGGCCAGGCTCTGCACAAGCTCTCGCAGTATTTCCGTCTCGACTTCAACGCTGACCAGAACGTGCGTCCGCTGCTCGCCGGGCAAAGCCTGACGCAAGTGCGCCTGGCTTTGAGCCTGGCCCTAGAGCAGGCCCAGTGGGCCGCGCTGCATGGGCAGACCCAGGTTTACCGGCAGGCGCTGCAACAGGCCGCGGACGTGCTGGACGCCAACTTCAACCGCGACAACCCGGACAGCCGGGCCCTGCGCGCGCGCGTCGGCGAGCTGGTCGAGCGGCCCATCGAGGTCAAGGCGCCGGAGCTCAGTGACTCACTCAACGCGGTACAGGCCTATATCGAACACAAGCAGTCGGCGCGTGAGCGCCTCAAGGATGCGCCGGGCGAGGACAGCGCGGAGGAGCGCCCATGA
- a CDS encoding heme biosynthesis HemY N-terminal domain-containing protein: MKRVYLLLLTVLVIGALALLGLAISEHQGYVLFAYKGFRYESTLWAFVLLLVAVVLALWLLRVLIRALLVSVGLINPWSRLHRERRVRSASEHGFQELIEGRWSKAQTHLSRIARNEPRPLIHYLGAARAAHNLEHYEESDALLEEALQRQPNAELAIALTHAELQLARGEVDSAQETLLVMHERHPHNPQVLRQLQELYATRGDWQAVLKLLPVLRKEKAMAPAELMALERRAWREYLLALEFDDAGDGALPSLAQAWERLSPNLRGEPELLAVYADRLRALGAEPGAEELLHKALNREYDSRLARLYGLLRGRDSARQLQAAEGWLKQHPDDAGLLLTLGRLSLHNQLWGKARDYFETSLRLERHPETCAELARLLAQLGEVERSNRLFQEGLGLLDRRLSGQAVGVPPVTTAVEPQPTSGRG, from the coding sequence ATGAAGCGCGTTTATCTGCTGCTGCTCACCGTGCTGGTGATCGGCGCTCTGGCGCTGCTGGGCCTGGCCATCTCCGAGCATCAGGGCTATGTGCTGTTCGCCTACAAGGGCTTTCGCTACGAGTCGACGCTGTGGGCCTTCGTACTGCTGCTCGTCGCGGTCGTGCTGGCGCTGTGGTTGCTGCGCGTGCTGATTCGCGCGCTGCTGGTCTCGGTCGGGCTGATCAACCCCTGGTCGCGGCTGCACCGCGAGCGCCGGGTGCGTAGCGCTTCCGAGCATGGCTTCCAAGAGCTGATCGAAGGGCGCTGGAGCAAGGCGCAGACGCACCTGAGCCGCATCGCACGCAACGAGCCGCGCCCGTTGATCCATTACCTGGGCGCCGCCCGTGCTGCCCATAACCTCGAGCATTACGAGGAAAGCGACGCTCTGCTGGAAGAAGCCCTGCAGCGTCAGCCCAATGCCGAGCTGGCTATCGCTCTGACCCACGCCGAACTGCAACTGGCGCGTGGTGAGGTCGACAGCGCCCAAGAGACGCTGTTGGTGATGCACGAGCGCCATCCGCACAACCCGCAGGTGCTGCGTCAGCTGCAGGAGCTCTACGCGACCCGTGGCGACTGGCAGGCGGTGCTCAAATTGCTGCCGGTGCTGCGCAAGGAAAAGGCCATGGCGCCGGCCGAGCTGATGGCGCTGGAGCGGCGCGCCTGGCGTGAATACCTGCTGGCGCTGGAGTTCGATGATGCCGGCGACGGTGCGCTGCCGTCCCTCGCCCAGGCCTGGGAACGTCTGTCGCCAAACCTGCGCGGCGAGCCCGAATTGCTGGCGGTGTATGCCGACCGTTTGCGTGCGCTCGGCGCCGAGCCGGGCGCCGAGGAGCTGCTGCACAAGGCGCTCAATCGTGAATACGACAGCCGCCTGGCGCGGCTCTACGGCTTGCTGCGTGGCCGCGATTCGGCCAGGCAGCTGCAGGCCGCCGAGGGCTGGCTCAAGCAGCATCCGGACGATGCCGGTCTGCTGCTCACTCTGGGCCGGCTGAGCCTGCACAACCAGCTGTGGGGAAAGGCTCGCGATTACTTCGAAACCAGCCTGCGCCTGGAGCGGCACCCGGAAACCTGTGCCGAGCTGGCGCGCCTGCTCGCCCAGCTGGGAGAGGTGGAACGCAGTAACCGCTTGTTTCAGGAAGGCCTGGGCCTGCTCGACCGACGTCTGAGTGGTCAGGCGGTGGGCGTGCCGCCGGTAACCACCGCCGTTGAGCCGCAGCCCACGTCCGGTCGCGGCTAA
- a CDS encoding Rsd/AlgQ family anti-sigma factor, with the protein MLESCQNAQERWGGVHLMIDRWLQERAELIKAYAAIDDVSDKVVMQRFCEYLVDYVSAGHFEVYQQLTEEARAFGDQRGLELAKQIYPRIEVITEAALAFNDRCDEGDCGDPDAVSLELKRLGKMLHERFELEDCLIEVLHTAHKQQATAAAV; encoded by the coding sequence ATGCTCGAAAGTTGCCAGAATGCGCAGGAGCGGTGGGGTGGTGTACACCTGATGATCGACCGTTGGCTGCAGGAACGTGCCGAACTGATCAAGGCCTATGCCGCCATCGACGACGTCAGTGACAAGGTGGTGATGCAGCGGTTCTGCGAATACCTCGTCGATTACGTGTCCGCCGGACATTTCGAGGTCTACCAGCAGCTCACCGAAGAAGCCCGGGCGTTTGGTGATCAGCGTGGCCTGGAGCTGGCCAAGCAGATCTATCCGCGTATCGAGGTGATCACCGAAGCGGCCCTGGCCTTTAACGACCGTTGCGACGAAGGTGATTGCGGCGATCCCGATGCGGTGAGCCTGGAGCTCAAACGCCTCGGCAAGATGCTGCACGAGCGCTTCGAACTCGAAGACTGCCTGATCGAAGTGCTGCATACCGCCCACAAGCAGCAGGCGACCGCCGCTGCCGTATGA
- a CDS encoding AlgP family protein, protein MPATKNVKKKAVTTPLHLLQQLSGSLLEHLENACSQALVDAEKILAKLEKQRGSAQEKLHKARGKLQSAVADGKAKAQSKAKAVVDELEGALDALQARQTETRQYIVQLKRDAQESLKLAQGVGKVREAAGKALSSRDKAPAKPAAAKAAVKPGAKPAAKAAAKPAPAKAVAKPATKPTAKSAAKPATAKTPAKPAAAKPVAKSAAKPATPKAAAKPAAKPAAQTAAKPVAKTATKPATAKPAAKAAAKPAAKPATQAAAKPAAAKPATKAAAKPAAKPVSKAAAKPAAQPAAKPAIAAKPAAKAAAKPAASKPATKAASKPAAAKPAAKPEARKPAASAASKPATEPAAASTPAANAANGATPPASN, encoded by the coding sequence ATGCCGGCCACAAAAAACGTGAAGAAAAAAGCGGTCACCACCCCTTTGCATCTGCTGCAGCAACTCTCTGGCAGCTTGCTCGAGCACCTCGAAAACGCCTGCTCGCAAGCGCTGGTAGACGCCGAGAAGATTCTCGCCAAGCTGGAAAAACAGCGCGGTAGCGCTCAGGAAAAACTGCACAAGGCCCGTGGCAAGCTGCAGTCGGCCGTCGCCGATGGCAAGGCCAAGGCGCAGTCCAAGGCCAAGGCCGTGGTGGATGAGTTGGAGGGCGCGCTCGATGCGTTGCAGGCCCGCCAGACCGAAACCCGTCAGTACATCGTGCAGCTCAAGCGCGATGCCCAGGAAAGCCTGAAACTGGCCCAGGGCGTTGGCAAGGTACGTGAGGCAGCCGGCAAGGCACTGTCCAGCCGTGACAAGGCACCGGCCAAGCCGGCGGCCGCCAAGGCAGCGGTCAAACCTGGTGCCAAGCCAGCCGCCAAAGCGGCTGCAAAACCTGCTCCGGCCAAGGCTGTAGCTAAGCCTGCTACCAAACCAACGGCCAAGTCCGCCGCGAAACCGGCTACCGCCAAAACCCCGGCTAAACCGGCTGCAGCTAAACCGGTCGCCAAGAGCGCTGCCAAGCCAGCCACGCCTAAGGCTGCGGCGAAACCCGCTGCCAAGCCGGCTGCACAGACTGCCGCCAAGCCTGTCGCTAAGACAGCTACGAAGCCCGCCACGGCCAAGCCCGCAGCCAAAGCCGCAGCGAAGCCTGCAGCCAAACCGGCTACGCAGGCAGCTGCCAAGCCCGCTGCTGCTAAACCTGCGACCAAGGCCGCAGCCAAACCCGCTGCCAAGCCAGTGAGCAAAGCAGCCGCTAAGCCCGCAGCCCAACCGGCCGCCAAACCTGCAATTGCTGCCAAGCCGGCGGCCAAGGCGGCAGCCAAACCAGCGGCTAGCAAACCTGCCACCAAGGCTGCGAGCAAGCCGGCTGCAGCCAAGCCAGCCGCAAAGCCTGAAGCCAGAAAGCCTGCTGCTTCCGCCGCCAGCAAGCCGGCGACCGAGCCAGCCGCTGCCTCGACGCCAGCCGCCAACGCTGCCAATGGCGCAACGCCGCCAGCCAGCAACTGA
- a CDS encoding phasin family protein — protein sequence MSNATVSKKPLVSTRRSTATDEPSGVRKLWLAGLGAYAKAGQEGLDYFHSLVRLGEQAERRGREQVNEQVEAANGQIDEARSRVSVVKNQVAARIEKIEQAFDSRVAGALNRLGIPARQDIQALSAKLDELSALLERVARTQ from the coding sequence ATGTCCAACGCTACCGTCAGCAAGAAGCCGCTCGTCTCTACTCGTCGCTCTACTGCCACCGATGAACCCTCGGGAGTCAGAAAGCTGTGGCTCGCCGGTCTGGGCGCCTATGCCAAGGCGGGTCAGGAAGGGCTGGATTATTTCCACAGCCTGGTGCGCCTCGGGGAGCAGGCGGAACGGCGCGGCCGTGAGCAGGTCAATGAACAGGTCGAGGCGGCCAATGGCCAGATCGACGAAGCCAGAAGCAGAGTGTCCGTTGTGAAGAACCAGGTGGCCGCCCGAATCGAGAAGATCGAGCAGGCCTTCGACTCACGCGTCGCTGGTGCACTGAACCGTCTTGGCATTCCCGCCCGACAGGATATCCAGGCCCTGTCTGCTAAGCTGGATGAGCTGAGCGCGTTGCTCGAGCGTGTCGCGCGTACCCAATAA
- a CDS encoding phasin family protein encodes MAVKKKTEKQTSSWIGEVEKYSRQIWLAGLGAYSKVSKDGTKLFDTLVKDGEKAEKVAKSNVGKQADAVKSSVDSSVSSARSRVDEVKDKAIGKWSELEEAFDKRLNNAISRLGVPSRNEVKALNDKVDLLTRQLETLTGVSSKAAVKPAVKKAAAKPATKASTPSKAASTAAAKPATKPATAKPAAAKKAPASKTAAAKPATAAKTPAKPAAKAAAKPAAKSAAKPAAKPATKAVSKPAAKKPAASKPATTPAPSAAAPAPAATPATTAPTGTHS; translated from the coding sequence ATGGCTGTCAAAAAGAAAACCGAGAAACAGACCAGCTCGTGGATCGGCGAGGTTGAAAAGTACTCGCGGCAGATCTGGTTGGCAGGCCTAGGCGCTTACTCGAAGGTCAGCAAGGACGGCACCAAGCTGTTCGATACCCTGGTCAAGGATGGCGAAAAGGCCGAGAAAGTCGCCAAGAGCAACGTGGGCAAGCAGGCCGATGCGGTGAAATCGTCGGTCGACTCGTCCGTCAGCAGCGCCCGTTCGCGTGTCGATGAGGTCAAGGACAAGGCGATCGGCAAGTGGAGCGAACTCGAGGAAGCCTTCGACAAGCGTCTCAACAATGCGATCTCGCGACTGGGTGTACCGAGCCGCAACGAGGTCAAGGCGCTCAACGACAAGGTCGATCTGCTGACCCGTCAACTGGAGACGCTGACCGGCGTTTCCAGCAAGGCAGCTGTCAAGCCTGCGGTGAAAAAGGCCGCGGCCAAGCCGGCGACCAAAGCGTCGACCCCGAGCAAGGCAGCCAGCACTGCCGCTGCCAAACCCGCCACCAAGCCAGCTACCGCCAAACCCGCAGCGGCCAAGAAGGCGCCGGCCAGCAAGACGGCCGCAGCCAAACCGGCTACTGCCGCCAAGACCCCGGCCAAGCCAGCCGCCAAAGCGGCTGCCAAGCCAGCGGCTAAGTCGGCAGCCAAACCTGCCGCGAAACCCGCTACCAAGGCAGTCAGCAAACCGGCAGCGAAGAAGCCTGCTGCGAGCAAGCCCGCCACGACGCCCGCACCGTCCGCAGCAGCGCCAGCTCCGGCAGCAACTCCGGCCACCACCGCGCCTACCGGCACGCATTCCTGA
- a CDS encoding TetR/AcrR family transcriptional regulator, which translates to MKTRDRILNATLLLFNERGEPNVSTLEIANELDISPGNLYYHFHGKEPLTLALFEQFQAKLVPLLTPPEDVDLDAQDYWLFLHLIAEGMSAYRFLFQDLSNLSGRLPKLAAGMRHWLARLRHTLAGLLARLKAQHLLVSEEKALQQLVEQIVLTLLFAQDYQRIVAQPADSRLVVYRVMMLVAPHLQDEARHTTELLALSYLQESAR; encoded by the coding sequence ATGAAAACCCGGGACCGTATCCTCAACGCCACCCTGCTGCTGTTCAACGAGCGCGGCGAGCCCAACGTCTCGACCCTGGAAATCGCCAACGAACTGGATATCAGCCCGGGCAATCTCTACTACCACTTCCACGGCAAGGAGCCGCTGACCCTGGCGCTTTTCGAGCAGTTTCAGGCCAAGCTGGTGCCGCTGCTCACGCCCCCTGAGGATGTGGATCTCGACGCGCAGGATTACTGGCTGTTCCTGCACCTGATCGCCGAAGGCATGTCGGCCTACCGCTTCCTGTTCCAGGACCTGTCCAACCTCAGCGGGCGCCTGCCCAAGCTGGCCGCCGGCATGCGTCACTGGCTCGCCAGGCTACGCCATACGCTGGCCGGCCTGCTGGCCCGCCTCAAGGCCCAGCACCTGTTGGTCAGCGAAGAGAAAGCCCTGCAGCAACTGGTCGAGCAGATCGTGCTGACCCTGCTGTTCGCTCAGGACTACCAGCGCATCGTCGCCCAGCCGGCCGACAGCCGCCTGGTGGTTTACCGCGTGATGATGCTGGTCGCACCGCACCTGCAGGACGAAGCGCGCCACACCACCGAGCTGCTGGCCCTGAGCTATCTGCAGGAAAGCGCCCGCTGA
- the phaZ gene encoding poly(3-hydroxyalkanoate) depolymerase: MSSAFVFRTIVLDQQTIRTAVRPGSPDRVPLLIFNGIGANLELVMPFVNALDKDQEIIAFDVPGVGGSSTPSIPYRFPGLAKLAARMLDYLDYGQVNAIGVSWGGALAQQFARDYPERCKKLVLAATSAGAVMIPGKPKVLWRMASPRRYLQPSYGVHIAADIYGGAFRRDPKLALSHASKVRSGGKLGYYWQLFAGMGWTSIHWLHKIRQPTLVLAGDDDPIIPLLNMRLLAWRIPNSELHVIDDGHLFLVTRAEVVAPIIMKFLAKERQPAIMHPQNVTARGQH, encoded by the coding sequence ATGTCATCAGCCTTCGTGTTTCGCACCATCGTGCTGGATCAGCAGACGATCCGCACCGCCGTGCGCCCCGGCAGCCCGGACAGGGTGCCACTGCTGATCTTCAACGGCATCGGCGCCAACCTGGAACTGGTGATGCCCTTCGTCAACGCTCTGGACAAGGACCAGGAAATCATCGCATTCGATGTGCCGGGCGTCGGCGGCTCCTCCACGCCAAGCATCCCCTATCGCTTTCCCGGCCTGGCCAAGCTGGCGGCGCGCATGCTCGATTACCTGGACTACGGCCAGGTCAACGCCATCGGCGTGTCCTGGGGCGGCGCCCTGGCCCAGCAGTTCGCCCGCGACTATCCGGAACGTTGCAAGAAACTGGTGCTGGCTGCGACTTCGGCAGGCGCGGTGATGATTCCGGGCAAGCCCAAGGTGCTCTGGCGCATGGCCAGCCCGCGCCGCTACCTGCAGCCCTCATATGGCGTGCATATCGCCGCCGATATCTACGGCGGCGCCTTCCGCCGCGATCCCAAGCTCGCCCTCTCCCACGCCAGCAAGGTGCGCTCGGGCGGCAAGCTCGGCTACTACTGGCAGCTGTTCGCCGGCATGGGCTGGACGAGCATTCACTGGCTGCACAAGATCCGTCAGCCAACGCTGGTGCTGGCCGGCGACGATGACCCGATCATCCCGCTGCTCAACATGCGCCTGCTGGCCTGGCGCATACCCAACTCCGAACTGCACGTGATCGACGACGGCCACCTGTTTCTGGTTACCCGCGCCGAGGTGGTGGCGCCCATCATCATGAAATTCCTCGCCAAGGAGCGGCAGCCGGCGATCATGCATCCCCAGAACGTGACGGCTCGTGGGCAGCACTGA
- the phaC gene encoding class II poly(R)-hydroxyalkanoic acid synthase, with the protein MSEKQNDDLKYKPTKSTMGINPVIGIRGRDLLTSARLVLTQAMRQPLHSARHAAHFGLELKNVLLGQSKLQPDENDRRFNDPAWSQNPLYRRYLQTYLAWRQELHDWVEHSSLSEQDVSRGHFIINLLTEAMAPSNSLANPAALKRIFDTGGKSLLDGLSHMAKDLLNNGGMPSQVDMKAFEVGRNLATTEGAVVFRNEVLELIQYTPVTEQVYKRPLLVVPPQINKYYVFDLSPEKSLARFLLRSQVQTFIVSWRNPTKAQREWGLSTYIEALKKAVEVVCAITGSADVNVLGACSGGATTASLLGHYAAIGEQKVHAQTLLVSVLDTQLDSQYALFADEQTLEAAKRRSYQAGVLEGSDMAKVFAWMRPNDLIWNYWVNNYLLGNEPPVFDILYWNNDTTRLPAALHGEFIEMFQTNPLTRAGALEVCGTPIDLSQVTCDYYVVAGSNDHITPWTSCYKSARLFGGQCEFVLSSSGHIQSILNPPGNPKARYMTNPEMPADPKAWQEDATKHADSWWLHWQKWLTTRSGESKKAPAKLGNKRYPAAEAAPGTYVHER; encoded by the coding sequence ATGAGTGAAAAGCAGAACGATGACCTGAAATACAAGCCCACCAAGAGCACCATGGGGATCAACCCGGTCATCGGTATACGCGGCAGGGATCTGCTGACTTCCGCCCGACTGGTACTGACCCAGGCCATGCGCCAGCCGCTGCACAGCGCCCGGCATGCCGCCCACTTCGGCCTGGAGCTGAAGAACGTGCTGCTCGGCCAGTCCAAGCTGCAACCCGACGAAAACGATCGCCGCTTCAACGACCCGGCCTGGAGCCAGAACCCGCTCTACCGTCGCTACCTGCAAACCTATTTGGCCTGGCGCCAGGAACTGCACGACTGGGTCGAGCACAGCTCGCTGTCCGAGCAAGACGTCAGCCGCGGCCACTTCATCATCAACCTGCTGACCGAGGCGATGGCGCCGAGCAACAGCCTGGCCAACCCGGCAGCGCTCAAACGGATCTTCGACACCGGCGGCAAGAGTCTGCTCGATGGCCTTTCGCACATGGCCAAGGATCTGCTGAACAACGGTGGCATGCCCAGCCAGGTGGACATGAAGGCCTTCGAAGTGGGCCGCAACCTGGCCACCACCGAAGGCGCCGTGGTGTTTCGCAACGAGGTGCTGGAGCTGATCCAGTACACGCCGGTCACCGAGCAGGTCTACAAACGCCCGCTGCTGGTGGTGCCGCCACAGATCAACAAGTACTACGTATTCGATTTGTCGCCGGAAAAAAGCCTGGCGCGCTTTCTGTTGCGCAGCCAGGTGCAGACCTTCATCGTCAGCTGGCGCAACCCGACCAAGGCCCAGCGCGAATGGGGCCTGTCGACCTATATCGAGGCGCTCAAGAAGGCCGTTGAGGTAGTCTGCGCGATCACCGGCAGTGCTGATGTGAACGTACTCGGCGCCTGCTCCGGCGGCGCCACCACCGCCTCGCTGCTCGGCCACTACGCAGCCATCGGCGAACAGAAAGTGCATGCCCAGACGCTGCTGGTCAGCGTGCTGGATACTCAGCTGGACAGCCAGTACGCGCTGTTCGCCGACGAGCAGACCCTGGAAGCGGCCAAACGCCGTTCCTACCAGGCCGGTGTGCTGGAAGGCAGCGACATGGCCAAGGTGTTCGCCTGGATGCGCCCCAACGACCTGATCTGGAATTACTGGGTCAACAACTACCTGCTCGGCAACGAGCCGCCGGTGTTCGACATTCTTTACTGGAACAACGACACCACCCGCCTGCCCGCCGCCTTGCACGGCGAGTTCATCGAGATGTTCCAGACCAACCCACTGACCCGCGCAGGCGCGCTGGAAGTCTGCGGCACGCCCATCGACCTCAGTCAGGTCACCTGTGACTACTACGTGGTGGCCGGCAGCAACGACCACATCACGCCCTGGACGTCCTGCTACAAGTCGGCGCGGCTGTTCGGCGGCCAGTGCGAGTTCGTGCTGTCCAGCAGCGGGCACATCCAGAGCATCCTCAACCCGCCGGGCAACCCCAAGGCACGCTACATGACCAACCCCGAGATGCCGGCCGATCCGAAGGCCTGGCAGGAGGACGCCACCAAGCACGCCGATTCCTGGTGGCTGCACTGGCAGAAATGGCTGACCACGCGCTCCGGGGAGAGCAAGAAGGCGCCCGCCAAGCTAGGCAACAAGCGCTACCCGGCGGCCGAGGCGGCACCGGGCACCTACGTGCACGAGCGCTAA
- a CDS encoding gamma-butyrobetaine hydroxylase-like domain-containing protein, producing the protein MLIPTSIKLHKASRILELHYGSESYRLPAEYLRVHSPSAEVQGHGKPILQTGKMNVALIGIEPAGNYALKLTFDDGHDSGLFSWDYLYQLALRQDELWRDYLDALAAAGQSRDPNESVVRLML; encoded by the coding sequence GTGCTCATCCCCACTTCGATCAAGCTGCACAAGGCCTCGCGCATTCTGGAACTGCATTACGGCAGCGAGAGCTACCGGCTGCCCGCCGAGTATCTGCGCGTGCATTCACCCTCGGCCGAAGTGCAGGGCCACGGCAAACCGATTCTGCAAACCGGCAAGATGAATGTCGCCTTGATTGGCATCGAGCCCGCCGGCAACTACGCCCTCAAGCTGACCTTCGACGACGGCCACGACAGCGGCCTGTTCAGCTGGGATTACCTCTACCAACTGGCCCTGCGCCAGGACGAACTCTGGCGTGACTATCTGGACGCCCTGGCCGCCGCCGGTCAGTCCCGCGACCCGAACGAGTCGGTCGTACGCCTGATGCTCTGA